The proteins below are encoded in one region of Thermosulfurimonas marina:
- the pyrR gene encoding bifunctional pyr operon transcriptional regulator/uracil phosphoribosyltransferase PyrR, with product MAQKILATEKEIERTLRRLAHEILERHRGGGDLLLVGIRTGGVPLARRLQRLFQEIEGVKVPVGTLDISLYRDDWSRISFHPEVRATEIPVSLDDLEVLLVDDVIYTGRTVRAALDALMDFGRPRRVELAVLVDRGHRELPIEPNYAGFRVETRPEEHVNVLLKEIDGRDAVILETPSSS from the coding sequence ATGGCCCAAAAAATTCTGGCCACGGAAAAGGAGATCGAGCGCACCCTTCGGCGTCTGGCCCACGAAATCCTGGAAAGACACCGCGGGGGAGGAGACCTCCTCTTGGTGGGGATTCGGACCGGGGGAGTGCCCCTGGCCCGTCGCCTACAGCGCCTCTTCCAGGAAATTGAAGGGGTGAAGGTCCCGGTGGGGACCCTGGACATTAGTCTCTACCGGGATGACTGGAGCCGCATCTCCTTTCATCCCGAGGTCCGGGCCACGGAAATCCCCGTCTCCCTTGACGACCTCGAAGTCCTGCTGGTGGACGACGTCATCTACACCGGGCGCACCGTGCGGGCGGCCCTCGACGCCCTTATGGACTTCGGGCGTCCCCGAAGGGTGGAACTGGCGGTATTGGTGGACCGTGGACACCGGGAATTGCCCATTGAACCCAATTATGCGGGTTTTCGGGTAGAAACCCGCCCCGAAGAACACGTAAACGTGCTCCTTAAAGAAATCGACGGGCGCGACGCCGTCATCTTGGAAACTCCATCTTCCTCATAA